In Isosphaera pallida ATCC 43644, the sequence CCGGACCAGGGCCGGGTTCTTCACGTCGGTCAGGGGCGTCGTCACGGGCTTACCGTCCACGGTCACCCAGGTCTTGCCGAAGTCGCGGGTCTCCAGGTAGTAGAGGTTGGTGCGGGCATTCAGACCACCAGGGTCCGGGTGGTAGTTGAAGGCCGTACCGATGCGGTCGCCGTCCTGCCAACTGATCTGGTAGTGGCCCAGAGCAACCCGGGCGAGGGGTTGCGGTTGGTCCCATTCCACCCCGTCCTTGCTGGTCATCCAAAACAGATCACGGCCCCGTGAATAGCGGGTGTGCAGGAAAAGGAATCCCTTGCCAGCGACGTACCAGGGCTGGGAGTACGAAAAGTTTGTGGTCGTGATGGGCTCGAACTCATCAATAGCATAGGGCTTCTTGCTCCTGTGAATGAAGGACGGACGGGACGTCCCATGAGCATTGGAGAATATCCAAATGTGACCCTTGTCATCAATCTGGAGGGTGGGATTGTCGTGGGCGTCGTCGGTCTGTTTATTGAGCAGAATGGTGGGACGCGGCACGCGGCCGGTGCGGTGGTCGTAGTAAGCAACCATGTGCAGCAGCTCAAGCTTGTCCGCCACCGTGCCCCCGTAGCAGAAAAAAGTCTTGTCAACGTCCTTGCAGTAAATGGCGATGGGCATGTGCTGCTGCGGGTAGGTGGCAAAACCGCCGCTGTACTTGAACTTGAACTCGTCTTGGGACGGTTGGTTGGCATACCAGATCCCCCGGTAGCCATCGGCGGTTGGCAGGGGTTGGGCATGTGCCGACACGTTGCCTAGGTTCAGCAGGACCACGATGGACAGGAGCGGGGACCACATCCCCGGTCCTGGGGTTCGGTCCTTGCAGGTCCTCCCGCGTGGGGCCTGGGGAAGGCGGATCGTCGGATAACGTGACATGGAGACACCTCGTCGTGACGGTTGCCACTTGACTGCTGGCGGCCATTGTGTGCAGAACAGGCATCCAGGCTTCCGAAAGCCAGGGCCGTTTTGTGCGTGCGCAAACCCTCTAACAGGTCACTGGATCCTGGCGAAAAACGCGCATGCTCTGTGAACACAAAAACACTGAAATCCCGCGCAAGACCTTGGCCGAACGTGCTCCCCACAAGTTCGACGGCGTCGATAGGTTGGTCGTTTCTTGGTCATGACCAGGTCACTCCCAGTCCTTCGTTTTGAAGCCGAGGCTGTTCGCGTTCTCGCTCACAGCGCGGCGGATCGTGTCGCTCGCCCCCTGCGGGAACTCGGCGTCGATCTCTAGCGTGATGCGGACCGTGGCATTCGGGTCGGACGCCAGCAGCGCGATCACCTCCTCGGCGATGGTGTTGAGCTTCGACTTGGCCAGTGTGGTGTTCACCTCGACACTGCCCCGGAACGTGCGAACAAGGGATTGCTCACGCAGAGTCGCGGAGCCGCGGAGATCAGAAGAAGCGTCTTTCTTCTCGACTCTCTGTGTCTCTGCGTCTCCGCGTGAAGTCATCTGCGCCTCGGGCGGCTTGGCCTCGATCGGGTTCCTCAGCGCGAGGGCGTGCTGCTTGGCCGCCTCGGGCTCGATCAGCAGCAGCGTGTCGTCGAGCGACACCCCGCCGTCGCCGAACTGGAAGCCGTCGTACTTGCCGTCCGTGAACCCGTAGGCGGTGCCAAAGAAGTCCTGGCTGGCCGCGCCCGTGCGGACAACCGCTGCCAACACCTCACGTGACTTCAGCCGTGGCAGATACAGGTAACGCAGCGAGTCCTCCCAGAACGCCAGGGCGCGCGTATGGGGTTGATCGGGCTTCCAGTAGAATCGCCGCAAGTGGTCGCGCAAGTGGATCGGCGACCACGTCTCGATGACCAACTCGTTCTCGCGGCAGACCCGCTCCAACTCGCCCGGCGCGGTGCCGCTGGTCGTGTTGAGCGGGAACGGTTCGATGGCCGGCTTCATCGCGGTTGGGTCGTCCTGCACCGGGCAGAGCAGCCACTTGAAGCACTCCCGCGCCGCGCGCGGCAGCACCTCGCTGGCGGCCCGCGCTTCCTTCCGCGCCTGCGTCAGTTGGTTCTGGTCGATGTTCAACCGGCCCTCGTCCACGTCCTCGACAATGCTCGACCAAGCGAGGGCCACCCGTGTTGCGTCTCGTAACCGCGACAGCACCGCGTGGTCGGCTGCTAGGAAGATCAGCCGGTTGGCCCGATGCCGGGGCTGGCCGCCGTGCATCCTAAGGTATTCCAGCACCGCGTCCGTCGCGGCGTGCGGCGCATCCTTCAGGTACGCCTGCTCCAGCGGCAGCACCACCAGCCGCAGCGCGTTATCGTCCGGCACGTCGGCATGCGGGGTGAAGACGTGGACGCCGTCGAACAGCGGCACGCGGTCGAATAGCTTCTTGACCGTCTCCTCGATCTTCTTCCGCACGTCGGTTTTGTCGTCGAAGCGGCGTTTGCGATCCTCCATCTCGCGGCGCAGGTTGGCGCGGGTGTCGAACCAGTAGCGTGTCGCGTCCGCCGCCTTGTCTCCGTTGCTGTTGAGGTAGTGCAGTCGGTCGGCCAAGCGGTTGAGGGCGTCCGAATAGACTGCCGTCGTCTGGCCGGGTTGCAGGCAGCCGAGCATCACCCGCCCGCGGTCCAGGCCGCGAATGCCCGATTTGGTGGCCACGCTCGCCGGGGCCGAACCCAGGAACAGCGTCCGGGCCACGCGCCGGGCCGCCTGCACCTGGCCGAAGCGCGGTTCCCTACCCTCCAACTCCGTCGTCTCGGCCCGCTCGCCGTCGATGTCCCCTTCGATCACCGCATCCCAGCCCGGCGGCAGCAGGTACGTCATCTCGTTGCGCACGTCGCCGTCGGCCAGCGGCAGGCTGCCTGGCAGGATCATGGAGTCCTGGTCGTTGTTCTTCCAGAGGCGATTGATCACCTTGGCCATCAGCTTCAGCACGCCACGCGTCCGCTGGAAGCCATCGATGGTCGTCCAGTCCTCGTACAGCCGGTCGAACACCTCCGGGTGGATCGGGTAGGCAGCGCAGAGCCGGTCGTAGTAGCGCCCCTCCTGGGTCTCGCTCGGCAGCTTGGCCCCCTCGGCGAGGTAGGCGTCCGCGAAGGCCCGGCAGACGGCGTCACGGGTTTTCACGTCCTTGATCGGCTCGAACAGCCGCCGCCGCACGATCTCGAACGCCTCCTCCGTGGCCACCGGCTTCCACAACGCCTGCACCCGGCCGAACGTCTTCTCCAGTGCTTGCAACGCCGCCACTCCGCGACTACTGCCGGCCTCGACCTCCGACTCGGGCAAGCTGGCTAGCACCACCGCCGTCGGCACCAGTTTCACCGCCTCGGTCAAGGCCTGCACGAACGACAAGTTGCTGTCGTAGCTGCCGCCGCTGAGGGTCTGGCCGTCCGGGAACTGGCGGATGTACGCGACCAGTTCGTCCATCAGCACCACACACGGGGCGTAGGCTTCGAGCAACTGCCGCAGCACGTCCTTGCCCGGCGAGGTGCCGTTGGCGTCGGCCTCCTTGACCATTGCGTAGCCATCGCTGCCGCCCAGTTGCCACGCCAGTTCACCCCAGAGCGTGTGAATCCTAGGAGCGTGGGCGTCTCGCCCGCTTTGGCTTGACCATAATGCAGGCGAGACGCCCACGCTCCTAGCGACCCACGGCTGGCCCGGCGCATGGGCGTTGCCATCAATCACTGCGACGCGGGCTTGCGGCACGTCCATCAGCCCCGCACGTTCGATGAGCGTCGGGATGCCTTGCAACTCCGAAAGCGGACATTTCCGCGTGGCCAGGTGATACACCGCCAGCAGGGTGTGCGTCTTGCCGCCGCCGAATGCCGTCTGAAGCTGGATGACCGGCTCGCCGCCCCGGTCCGAAAGCCGCTGGGCCACCTGCGTCAGCAGCAAGCGCATCCCTTCGGTGATGTACGTCCGCTCGAAGAACGCCGCCGCGTCCTGATACTCGTGCGGAGCCTTGCCCGAATGCACCGCCGTCATGTCGGCCGCGAACTCGGACTGCTGGAATGTCCCCTTCAGCACGTCGGCATGGGGAATCGCAACTTCGCGCCACGGTTTCATAGCTTCTCCAATCATGAGTTGGCATCACTGGGTTGCGATCCGGGTAGTGCACGGATCCGGACTTTCGTATCGTCGATGACGGAAAAATGGCCGACCCAATCCATTCGAGTGGCAATCAGGTTCACAATACGCTCGGCCACCTGAACGGGAGAATCCATCGGAATGCGAAACAACACCACACCACATGCCGAAGGCAACCCGACACGATAGGCCAGCTCTCCGAAGTCTTTATCAAACGTGAAGAGAATTCGTTGCTCGGCGATCGCTCGGGCCAAGACTTCTTCATCCGTGACGCCGGGACTGTCCATGCGAATCCATACGACATCATGGCCAGCGAGTCGCAACGCTTCGACGGCATTTCTCGGGAAGTTTTCGTTGGCGAGAATCCGCACGTTAAACTCCCACCGGGTAAACCCGCTCCGACTTCAACAACTCCGCGGCATAGCGGAGGCAAGCAAGGATGTCTTCGTGAGTCAAACCCGGATATTGCTCGAGGATTTGCTGTTCACTCCAGCCTTGGGCCAGAAGATCGAGCACAAACTCGACTGCCAGCCGAGTACCGCGAATGACTGGTTTGCCCGTCAGAATTTTCGCATCGATTACAATTCGATCATCGGCGTTCATGAGATTTCTCCCGTGTCATCAAACAACGTCTTCTGCACCAACACCATCTCCTTGGCCGCGGCGCTTTCGATGCCGCTCCAGCCGGTCACGACCTCGTTGTAGGCCCGTGCGTCCTCGGCCCAGCCCTGGCGCTCGCACAGGGTGTACAGCCGGTACGCCAACTGCCGGGCCGCTTCCGTCTTCGCCAGCAGGGCGGCGTACAGCTTGGCCGCGCCGCTATCGCCGTCGGTGCGGTAACGGAGGATCATCTGGTGCAGCACCTGCCAGACCGGAATCCGCGGGTCCTTGGCCGGGTCCCACGCGGGGTTGAGTTCCTTCCAGCGCAGCAGCCGCACGTTGCCGCCGCCGCTCTCGATCACCCCGGCTTGCTGCACGCCGGCGACGCTCGTGCCCTTGGCGCGGGCCAGCACGTCGGCCTCGCCGAACTTGCCCACCTCCCAGCCGTGCTGCTCGAACCAGTGCAGGCAGAACTGCGTGTCGGCGTCGAAGTCGTCCTCGGCCAGGAAGCGGTTGATGAGCTGCAACGCGGTCTTGACGGTCATCGGCGTGCCGTCGGCTTCCAGCACCGCCTCGTAGCGGCTGAAGATGGCCATGCCAGGGCCGATGATCGCTTGTGAGAGATCCACCGGGGCAACCGGGCTGGGAGCGTAGGCATCTTGCCCGCTCTTGGAAGAGGCGGACGGAACGTCGGGGCTGGGAGCGTGGGCATCTTGCCCGCTCTTGGAAGAGGCGGACGGGACGTCCGTGCTCCCAGCCCCCGTCATGGCATCCAGCGCCAGCGGCAGCGTCTCGTTGAGCATCCGCACGAACTGCCGCCGCGAGATCACCCCCGCCTCCTTCGCCCGTGGCCGACAGACGAGGACGATGGAGGATGCGAGGGCGTTGGTGTCTTGGCTGATCATCCGTGATGCGTTCTCCGTCCGCATAGGCCAAGTGCCGGTGATCGCCAAGCCGGATTTCAGCACCGCTTCGAGGAACGTCTCCCAGCCGGTATTGTTGGTTTCTCTGGGAGCGTGGGCATCTCGCCCGCTCTTGCTTGAGGGATTCGCGGGCGAGACGCCCACCCTCCCAGTGTCGCCCTTGTTCCCGGATTCGTTTTGCTTGAAGGCGTAGTAGATGGTGATGGGCGCGGCAGGGTGGGCCTGCACGGCGAGGTTGTGCATCGCCTGCGTCATGCCATCAAGGAAGAACTTCTCGGCCTTCGCTTTGCTGCCGTGGCGGTAGGGCGTGGCGACCAGTTCCTCGGCCTTGGGCACGGCAACCGTGGCGAAGAGGTTCGGGAATACCGACCGCAGCGACCGCCGCAGCCAGACGTAGAAGAAGTCCGATAGATCGGCGTAGCCGATGTTGTCGTAGTAAGGTGGGTCGGTGGAAATGAACCGATCAATGCTGTTGTTTTGGGTTTGGGATTCTGCTTGTAATGCGTAGCCACCTGGCCGATCGCGTGTTGCCTCGAAACTCTTTCTGAAAGCCTTGTAAAACCCATCCACGAACACATCCCATGAACCAGAGGAATTACCGAACGCATTTGCTTCCGCAAAGTCCCAAATCATTGGGATTGCTTGCTGACCGAATAGCTGGCGCGGACATTGTGCTACAGGCTCCCACCTGCAGAGGTTGTTGCCGAGGTCTGCCATCTTGTCGATGATGAACGCCAAATACACGCTCACCGCCTCCGCATACGCGCGGGCACCGGTGCCGCCGGCGTCGAGGGGCATGTCGTCCTGGGAGCACGGGCGTCCCGCCCGTTCTTCCCCATCGCCCCCATGGAGGTACGGGCGAGACGCCCGTGCTCCCATATCCATATCCGCCCGTTCTTCCCCCGACCACGCACTCCCAAACTCCCAATCCTCCGCCGAGGCACACAACCCTGCCTTGACCGGATTGTTGTGGATATACTCCACCACGGCCGCGAAATGTTCGTCATTGCGAATCATGCGATCATAGTATTCTTGCTGCCAAACGACCCCGGTTCGCCCCGTCCGTTTGTTGATCTCCTTCGCGGTGAACGATTTCCACGAATGCAGTATCGACGACAGGCTGTTGCCGAAAAGCGGCGTGATGAGTACGTGGACATGGTTGGGCATGACGACCCAGGCGTGAAGTCGGTAGCGTGTGCCGTCAAAGTGATACAGGGCGTCCGCGACGATGCGGGCGTTCTGCGGATCGCGCAGTAGGCATTCGCCCTGGGCTTGATCCAGGGCGGCTTCGATGCGTTCGCGGCGGGCGGAATCTTGCTGGGCCGGCGGGAGATGCGCTAACTCATCTCGCCATTGTTCGAGCAACGCCGCGGGCAGCGAATCGGCAAGTCGAAACGTGATCGACTGGGGGACTTCGCCGGCTTCCCAATGGGGCAGTTTTCGCTTGTGGATGGGGCGGGACGGGCGGGACGCCAGGGCGTCGCGATAAATCTTCTCCCGCGCCTCGCCGACCAGATCGCTGAACGTCGTCAACGCCACGAGTTGGCGTGGGGTGAAGAGGTGGTCGAAGTGCGTCAGCCCGTAAAGTAGGCACCACAATGCTCGCGGATCGTTGGCAATCGGAACATGGATCGCCTCGGCAGCATTTCCGGGATCGACCGCTTTTGCAATTGCCTCGTGTTCAGTAACAGGCGACAAGTAAACACGTCCGCGTGTTCCCTCGGCAACAATCGCCATCAACTTCTGGCCCATCCGACCAGCCATCGCCTCGGCCTTGATGTAGTCGCCATGAATCGGCACACTTGACATGAGGCAGCGGAAGTTCGCACCCCGAGCGGCCTTCGTTCCCGCCTTGGCCTCGGCGGGGGGCTTGCCGACCTTCACCGTGAAGATGTATGGTGGAAGTGTGGGCATCTCGCCTACTCCTTCGGCCGGGAGTGTGGGCGTCTCGCCCGCTTTTTCCTGGACATACGGCCGGGACGGCCGTGCTCCCAGGATGACCGGCTGCACATACGCTTCCTTGCCCGGCTTGCTGCTGAGGATGAACGTGCTGGCCAGCGGCACCTCGACATGCGAGAACGCCGGGTTGGGGCTGCGCACCGTCCGCGCCCACAGCCAGGCGATCACCGTGAGCTTCTCGCCTTCGTAGGGCTTCAGGTCGGGCCGCTCCTGCACCATCGCCGTGGTGATCTCGATCGGCGGGTAGAGGTGGCCGATGCGTTTGAAGGCTTCGTCACGCATCCACTGGCCGTAGTACCGGACATCCTCTGCGAGACCTTGGGCACCAGAATAAGAAACCTCACGCAGAGACGCAGAGCCGCGGAGAAAAGAATCAAAGAAATCTTTCTTTGCGTCTTTGCGTCTCTGCGTGAGACATACCGGCTTCATCCCCGCGAACTTCGGCGGAATCTCGATCATCGCCTTGTTGATGAGGACCGCGATGGGGTTCAAGTCGCTGGCGTAGGCTTCCAGCCCGAGCCGCTGGGCTTCGAGTGGGATCGCCCCGCCGCCGGCGAACGGGTCGTGCAGGCCGGGCATCTTCTCGGGGTTGAACAGGGTCGCGGCGTCGGGGTGGTGCTTGTTCAGTTCGCACGTCTCGCGCCAGGCTCGGCGGATCTCGGCGCGGGCTTTCTCCAGCACCGCTTCGTTGGTGGTGTTCTCCCACTGCACCAACTCATCGATGAGGGCGAACAGTTCAGCGCGGCGGCGGGTCCAGTGGCCCTTGTGCTGGGCATTGGGCTCGACGCCGGGATTCTGGCACCGCCAGAGGTCTTCGGGGTCGTGAACCAGTTGGGCGAAGATGACGGCCCGCGCCGCGGCGAGGGGCCGCCGCGCCCACCACAGGTGCAGCGTGGAGGGATGGCCGTGGCGGATGGACTTCTCCCGCGCGGCTGCCTTGTTGATGGCATCGAGCGGCAGGGCCACTTCGATCAGTTTCTTGGGGCTGATGACGTTCACGAATTCCCCCTGGCCCGCTTGAGCAGTTCGGCGATGTTGTAGTTGACGCTGGCCGCGCCCCAGTCCGGCTCACGCTGGAACGGGTTAGCGAGGTAGTACGGCCCCTCGGTGCTGTCGTCCGGATTCACGAACACGATGGCCAGCACGAACATGTCGCCCTGGTTGAAGGCGTAGAGGATCTCGTTGCGGGTGACGGTGAGGGTGTCGGCCCCCTTCATGCGGCCCTTGACTTCGATGTGCTTGGGGTCGGGCTGGGTATGATCAATCGGTGGCGGATAACTTGTTAGGTCCCAGCCGCAGTTTTCGGCGGAGACATCGACCACGCGATGCCCCTTGGCTTCCTCGGCCCGAATCACGGCCTGCATCGCGAGGGTTTCGATTTTCTTGCGGGCCGCGGCCTCGGCGGCACTTAGGGCTGGCCTCTCGCCCCGCCGCTGGCGGAGTAGCCCCGCCGGCACTACCAACGCCCCGCCAAGGATGACCGGCGTGCCGTTCTGCACCTGCCGCATCGCCTGAAGTTCCCGCTTGCGGCTGTCGAGACGCTGCTCCAGATCGCGCAAGGTGCGGGTGACGTTGTCGAGATTCAGCCGCACGTCCTTGCCGGCCTTCAGATCGTCCCGCAGCTTGATTTCCCGATCGGTCCAGAAGGCGATCTCCTTGGTGAGCCGATCGTGAACGGCAGCCAACGTCTTCTCGACAGACTCGATGCGGCGGTTGGCGACCTCGTCGTAGTGGTCGGGCACCAGCTTGGCGGCCGCGTAGGAGATGGCTTCCTGCTCGATGTTCGTCGGGAACGTGGGCAGCTTGCCCGCACGCTCAAGAGCGGACAGGATGTCTGCGCTCCCAGGCTCCAAATCCAAGTGCGGTGCCCAACCAGCAAACGCCGCCGAGCCGTCCGGGTTGACGCGGATGAACTGCATCCGCTTAGAGAGGGTCGTCCCGTCGCCAGACTTCACCTCGTGGGTCAGCAGAAACAACAGCCAGGGCTGGTCGGTGTCGTCAGCGGGATCGACCAGCACCGCCCCGTGCCGCAGCAGGTTGGCGTGCTGTTCCAGCACCATGTCGGTGACGGCGAGCATGAGTGGGTGGCCGGGGTGGATCAGCACGGCGCGGGCCAGGCCGGGCTTGTCGAGCGGTTGAATCGCCTCCCGAGTGAAGCAGATGCGCTCGTACCGCTTGAGGATCGGCTCCTGCTCGCGGCGGTTGCGGCCGATCAGCCGCCGGTAGCGTTCACGGATGGCATCGGGGACGTGGGTGATCTCCCAGCGGTCGGCCTCGCGGCGGTGAATGATGCCGCCGAGCGTGACGAACGCCTTCAGGAAGAACGACCGGACGAAGTAGGGCTGGAGCCGTCGTGCCTCGGCTTTCTCCATCTCCTCCTTGACCTTGAACAGCCGCTCGGGCGACATCGTCTCCTGGGCCAGAGCGTTGCGATCCAACAACTGCCGGAGATGGTCGTGGTCGAAGGCGTGATCGATCTTCTGCGTCAGCCGGGCGCGGACCTCGGGCTGGTCGCCGTAGCGGATGGCTTCGATCATCAGCTCCTTGAGGCTTTTTTCTTCAAAGACATCGCCGAGGATGTTGAACACCTTGCCCTTGAGCGCCTCGCACTCCGTTGCGATTTTCTCCAGGAGCCGGTACCAGACGGCCCCTTCGCGGGTTTCCTTCGCAACCAAGCTCCAGAGGTGACACACTTCCGTTTGCCCAATGCGGTGGATGCGGCCGAACCGCTGTTCGAGGCGGTTGGGGTTCCACGGCAGGTCGTAGTTGACCATGAGGTGGGCGCATTGCAGGTTCACCCCCTCGCCCGCAGCGTCCGTGGCGACCAGCACGCGTACTTCTGGGT encodes:
- a CDS encoding BNR-4 repeat-containing protein; this translates as MWSPLLSIVVLLNLGNVSAHAQPLPTADGYRGIWYANQPSQDEFKFKYSGGFATYPQQHMPIAIYCKDVDKTFFCYGGTVADKLELLHMVAYYDHRTGRVPRPTILLNKQTDDAHDNPTLQIDDKGHIWIFSNAHGTSRPSFIHRSKKPYAIDEFEPITTTNFSYSQPWYVAGKGFLFLHTRYSRGRDLFWMTSKDGVEWDQPQPLARVALGHYQISWQDGDRIGTAFNYHPDPGGLNARTNLYYLETRDFGKTWVTVDGKPVTTPLTDVKNPALVRDYESEERLVYLKDLQFDAEGCPILLYLTSKGYAAGPANDPRIWYTARWTGQDWQIRTFTTSDHNYDMGSLYIEADGTWRIFAPTEPGPQPYGAGGEIALWRSTDQGQSWKKDKVLTKNSPRNHTYVRRPVHAHPDFYALWADGDTRQPSESHLYFTNQTGDRVWKLPTRMSAGDALPEVVDYHPAP
- a CDS encoding ATP-binding protein, whose protein sequence is MKPWREVAIPHADVLKGTFQQSEFAADMTAVHSGKAPHEYQDAAAFFERTYITEGMRLLLTQVAQRLSDRGGEPVIQLQTAFGGGKTHTLLAVYHLATRKCPLSELQGIPTLIERAGLMDVPQARVAVIDGNAHAPGQPWVARSVGVSPALWSSQSGRDAHAPRIHTLWGELAWQLGGSDGYAMVKEADANGTSPGKDVLRQLLEAYAPCVVLMDELVAYIRQFPDGQTLSGGSYDSNLSFVQALTEAVKLVPTAVVLASLPESEVEAGSSRGVAALQALEKTFGRVQALWKPVATEEAFEIVRRRLFEPIKDVKTRDAVCRAFADAYLAEGAKLPSETQEGRYYDRLCAAYPIHPEVFDRLYEDWTTIDGFQRTRGVLKLMAKVINRLWKNNDQDSMILPGSLPLADGDVRNEMTYLLPPGWDAVIEGDIDGERAETTELEGREPRFGQVQAARRVARTLFLGSAPASVATKSGIRGLDRGRVMLGCLQPGQTTAVYSDALNRLADRLHYLNSNGDKAADATRYWFDTRANLRREMEDRKRRFDDKTDVRKKIEETVKKLFDRVPLFDGVHVFTPHADVPDDNALRLVVLPLEQAYLKDAPHAATDAVLEYLRMHGGQPRHRANRLIFLAADHAVLSRLRDATRVALAWSSIVEDVDEGRLNIDQNQLTQARKEARAASEVLPRAARECFKWLLCPVQDDPTAMKPAIEPFPLNTTSGTAPGELERVCRENELVIETWSPIHLRDHLRRFYWKPDQPHTRALAFWEDSLRYLYLPRLKSREVLAAVVRTGAASQDFFGTAYGFTDGKYDGFQFGDGGVSLDDTLLLIEPEAAKQHALALRNPIEAKPPEAQMTSRGDAETQRVEKKDASSDLRGSATLREQSLVRTFRGSVEVNTTLAKSKLNTIAEEVIALLASDPNATVRITLEIDAEFPQGASDTIRRAVSENANSLGFKTKDWE
- a CDS encoding DUF5615 family PIN-like protein, whose product is MRILANENFPRNAVEALRLAGHDVVWIRMDSPGVTDEEVLARAIAEQRILFTFDKDFGELAYRVGLPSACGVVLFRIPMDSPVQVAERIVNLIATRMDWVGHFSVIDDTKVRIRALPGSQPSDANS
- a CDS encoding DUF433 domain-containing protein, whose amino-acid sequence is MNADDRIVIDAKILTGKPVIRGTRLAVEFVLDLLAQGWSEQQILEQYPGLTHEDILACLRYAAELLKSERVYPVGV
- a CDS encoding REP-associated tyrosine transposase, encoding MNVISPKKLIEVALPLDAINKAAAREKSIRHGHPSTLHLWWARRPLAAARAVIFAQLVHDPEDLWRCQNPGVEPNAQHKGHWTRRRAELFALIDELVQWENTTNEAVLEKARAEIRRAWRETCELNKHHPDAATLFNPEKMPGLHDPFAGGGAIPLEAQRLGLEAYASDLNPIAVLINKAMIEIPPKFAGMKPVCLTQRRKDAKKDFFDSFLRGSASLREVSYSGAQGLAEDVRYYGQWMRDEAFKRIGHLYPPIEITTAMVQERPDLKPYEGEKLTVIAWLWARTVRSPNPAFSHVEVPLASTFILSSKPGKEAYVQPVILGARPSRPYVQEKAGETPTLPAEGVGEMPTLPPYIFTVKVGKPPAEAKAGTKAARGANFRCLMSSVPIHGDYIKAEAMAGRMGQKLMAIVAEGTRGRVYLSPVTEHEAIAKAVDPGNAAEAIHVPIANDPRALWCLLYGLTHFDHLFTPRQLVALTTFSDLVGEAREKIYRDALASRPSRPIHKRKLPHWEAGEVPQSITFRLADSLPAALLEQWRDELAHLPPAQQDSARRERIEAALDQAQGECLLRDPQNARIVADALYHFDGTRYRLHAWVVMPNHVHVLITPLFGNSLSSILHSWKSFTAKEINKRTGRTGVVWQQEYYDRMIRNDEHFAAVVEYIHNNPVKAGLCASAEDWEFGSAWSGEERADMDMGARASRPYLHGGDGEERAGRPCSQDDMPLDAGGTGARAYAEAVSVYLAFIIDKMADLGNNLCRWEPVAQCPRQLFGQQAIPMIWDFAEANAFGNSSGSWDVFVDGFYKAFRKSFEATRDRPGGYALQAESQTQNNSIDRFISTDPPYYDNIGYADLSDFFYVWLRRSLRSVFPNLFATVAVPKAEELVATPYRHGSKAKAEKFFLDGMTQAMHNLAVQAHPAAPITIYYAFKQNESGNKGDTGRVGVSPANPSSKSGRDAHAPRETNNTGWETFLEAVLKSGLAITGTWPMRTENASRMISQDTNALASSIVLVCRPRAKEAGVISRRQFVRMLNETLPLALDAMTGAGSTDVPSASSKSGQDAHAPSPDVPSASSKSGQDAYAPSPVAPVDLSQAIIGPGMAIFSRYEAVLEADGTPMTVKTALQLINRFLAEDDFDADTQFCLHWFEQHGWEVGKFGEADVLARAKGTSVAGVQQAGVIESGGGNVRLLRWKELNPAWDPAKDPRIPVWQVLHQMILRYRTDGDSGAAKLYAALLAKTEAARQLAYRLYTLCERQGWAEDARAYNEVVTGWSGIESAAAKEMVLVQKTLFDDTGEIS
- a CDS encoding helicase-related protein — translated: MQLAELKSGLDLVGLEPERVCTVMAVVPHAENAVQVIYRLPDGTIKERLLGPADEATIAVATVERPWAFDGDAAAFQLACEANRIDLAFLFDPMMAVHTSNVEPLPHQITAVYESMLPRQPLRYVLADDPGAGKTIMAGLYIRELIMRADARRVLIVAPGSLVEQWRDELFEKFGLEFRVYSSALEQSSPSGNPFEDHHQLIVRLDQMSRNDDLRAKLCAAGWDLVVFDEAHKLAAHYYGREVKETARFKFAKALGQQTRHLLLMTATPHNGKEEDFQLFLSLLDSDRFYGKFRDGVHKVDVTDLMRRMVKEELVKFDGTPLFPERKAYTVNYTLSDAEAALYEAVTRYVSEEMGKADQLAGARKGSVGFALTTLQRRLASSPEAIYQSLKRRRKRLSERLRNEKLGDRAKQLLAETVDDLPEDDDDLTAGQQESLEENLVDQATAAKTITELEAEIDILTKLEQQARAVVTSGQDRKWDELSKLLQNNPQMHDESGRQRKIIIFSEHRDTLNYLHAKIAGVLGNANAIVTIHGGINRDDRLRIQALFRSDPEVRVLVATDAAGEGVNLQCAHLMVNYDLPWNPNRLEQRFGRIHRIGQTEVCHLWSLVAKETREGAVWYRLLEKIATECEALKGKVFNILGDVFEEKSLKELMIEAIRYGDQPEVRARLTQKIDHAFDHDHLRQLLDRNALAQETMSPERLFKVKEEMEKAEARRLQPYFVRSFFLKAFVTLGGIIHRREADRWEITHVPDAIRERYRRLIGRNRREQEPILKRYERICFTREAIQPLDKPGLARAVLIHPGHPLMLAVTDMVLEQHANLLRHGAVLVDPADDTDQPWLLFLLTHEVKSGDGTTLSKRMQFIRVNPDGSAAFAGWAPHLDLEPGSADILSALERAGKLPTFPTNIEQEAISYAAAKLVPDHYDEVANRRIESVEKTLAAVHDRLTKEIAFWTDREIKLRDDLKAGKDVRLNLDNVTRTLRDLEQRLDSRKRELQAMRQVQNGTPVILGGALVVPAGLLRQRRGERPALSAAEAAARKKIETLAMQAVIRAEEAKGHRVVDVSAENCGWDLTSYPPPIDHTQPDPKHIEVKGRMKGADTLTVTRNEILYAFNQGDMFVLAIVFVNPDDSTEGPYYLANPFQREPDWGAASVNYNIAELLKRARGNS